In Bacteroidota bacterium, the following are encoded in one genomic region:
- a CDS encoding serine/threonine protein kinase produces MESMLGKTIGNYRITKFIGDGGMGQVWLAEHTLLGRKVAIKSLHLQFARNAGIRARFKQEAATLAHLQHPNIVALHDYIEEGDDAYLVMEYVEGTPLDEFITRQTGPIPTGQLRELFGQILDGFVYAHAKMVVHRDIKPSNFLVTKDGNVKILDFGIAKILTESNQKLTKTGANMGTVLYMSPEQVRGEALDLRSDIYSLGVTLFQMATGQCPYNAESSEFLVYDQIVNKPLPPASQIYPGVTAEMEALISKATQKSAGDRFQDCAEFKRALMAGEKPQVAAPANAELSKTVVDVVQTPPVVSAPAQPMAPPATQVGSASSAPTPAARPTKKGMPMMAILGIVVGLVLVVSVVLWQAGVFAGGGGAEASSAISEVDQEDAQEQAVRDFLGIWIVRHLGRQEGAQ; encoded by the coding sequence CGGCAAGACAATCGGCAATTATCGCATTACAAAATTCATCGGTGACGGTGGAATGGGGCAAGTTTGGCTTGCGGAGCATACCTTGCTAGGTCGCAAAGTGGCCATCAAAAGTCTGCATTTGCAGTTTGCGCGGAATGCGGGCATCCGGGCGCGTTTCAAGCAGGAGGCTGCGACGCTTGCGCATTTGCAGCATCCGAATATTGTCGCGCTACATGATTATATCGAAGAGGGCGACGATGCCTATCTCGTGATGGAGTATGTGGAGGGCACGCCCTTGGACGAATTTATCACCCGCCAAACCGGTCCGATTCCGACGGGGCAATTGCGGGAATTGTTCGGGCAAATCTTGGATGGATTTGTCTATGCCCATGCCAAAATGGTCGTTCACCGCGACATCAAACCCAGCAATTTTCTGGTGACCAAAGACGGCAATGTCAAAATCCTGGACTTCGGGATCGCTAAAATCCTGACGGAAAGCAACCAAAAACTGACGAAAACGGGCGCCAACATGGGTACGGTGTTGTACATGAGCCCTGAGCAAGTGCGCGGGGAGGCGCTTGACCTTCGCAGTGATATTTACTCCTTGGGCGTGACGCTGTTTCAAATGGCAACCGGCCAATGTCCCTACAATGCTGAAAGCTCCGAGTTTTTGGTCTACGATCAGATTGTGAACAAGCCGCTGCCACCGGCTTCGCAGATTTATCCGGGCGTGACTGCTGAGATGGAGGCACTGATTTCCAAAGCCACGCAGAAATCAGCCGGCGATCGTTTTCAGGACTGCGCGGAATTCAAGCGTGCGCTGATGGCAGGGGAGAAGCCGCAAGTTGCGGCTCCGGCCAATGCGGAATTGTCCAAAACTGTGGTGGATGTAGTGCAAACTCCACCGGTTGTGTCGGCTCCTGCGCAGCCGATGGCGCCTCCGGCAACGCAGGTTGGTTCGGCTTCATCGGCGCCGACCCCAGCGGCTAGGCCAACCAAAAAAGGCATGCCGATGATGGCGATTTTGGGCATTGTGGTCGGGCTTGTTTTAGTGGTTTCGGTAGTGCTTTGGCAGGCGGGCGTTTTTGCTGGTGGGGGAGGGGCGGAGGCAAGTTCGGCTATCAGTGAGGTAGATCAAGAGGATGCTCAGGAACAAGCCGTTCGGGATTTTTTGGGGATTTGGATCGTGCGGCATTTGGGGCGGCAAGAGGGGGCCCAGTGA